The sequence GTGGTGTCGCTGTACTGAAACGGCCGACTTGGCATTTGGTCGCCATGAAGTCTGGGAACCGATTAACTCGATCTTTTTTAATCGCGATCGTGGCCCGGCGCAAACCCGAGCCATTTTAGCCGCGGCAGCAGAACAGCCCAAAGGCGAAAACTGGATTTTAAGCACCCACCGTAGCAACATCCTACTCGCTACCGGCCAAAACACCTCGATGGGGGATGTGCTACTGACGCGCTATGACCCTAACCAACCCGAGCAACTGCGGGTACTTGCCCAACTCGACTGGCGCTAAACGCAAGCTGGTTACAAGTGCCCGGTTTTAACCCAAATTAACGTATCTTGCTCAACAAACGGATGATGGCGGCTGGCGTGCGGACTTCGCAACCAGCTGCCCTTTGGGTAGCGACCATGTTCATCAATAAACTCACCCTCCAGCACAAAAATTTCCTCGCCGCCATAATGCGTGTGTGGCTGAAACACCTCACCTGCCGGCCACCAAACCAACGCACTATGCTCAGTACCAAACTGATGCAAGCCCATCACTTTCAGTCCACCATGCCCCGGTTGCCAGGCCTGCGCTTGTGTATTCATCGCCACAGTCTGAGAGTCACCCGGCTGAAATTGCTCCAGTTTCACAAACAACACACAACCCTCTTTG comes from Thiomicrospira aerophila AL3 and encodes:
- a CDS encoding cupin domain-containing protein; this encodes MDVINMDLSQRVVVNTAEQAWLGSRADGVLRKPLEREAAESGRTTSVVQFMPGSAFPPHRHPQGEEIFVLEGVFSDERGDYPAGSYLRNPPGSQHAPFSKEGCVLFVKLEQFQPGDSQTVAMNTQAQAWQPGHGGLKVMGLHQFGTEHSALVWWPAGEVFQPHTHYGGEEIFVLEGEFIDEHGRYPKGSWLRSPHASRHHPFVEQDTLIWVKTGHL